Proteins encoded together in one Prinia subflava isolate CZ2003 ecotype Zambia chromosome 23, Cam_Psub_1.2, whole genome shotgun sequence window:
- the LOC134561566 gene encoding polymeric immunoglobulin receptor-like, which translates to MGQVLGGSVCWQSLSCSLPADAPVSRPTQLIRGELHGSVTVLCPSGDTQRDQKRFWCKVGRSSCSLVASSDGYVGRRHQGRVVITPQDSSGAFKVLMNDLKREDSGLYLCGTQGQRGQDSPQEVVLQVDTASALPRRPKFLSGTVGGSLSFQCHHDPRGTYERQYLCRWQGGSCQVLLEPRGFVLEPYRGRLRVSGRDPERGSYTVLLGQLREEDEGWYWCGATRGHAELTSPLKLLIHKGTTTPVRATAPGPAANSTARHGGMADVMGTVPKDTTMGTVPKDTAMGTVPKHTTTGTVTHSSSSLLPTATSATSATSATSPGETFQESSSGEPRLLPVVLPALLLLICITATLLALAKIKLRKQTGEGRSTTGNLEPALGPGREERLEENPSPGEEQEFRMGPGKCRTIPGILGNIRMSSFYLPYGEKLLLKVPDEDLSQNLL; encoded by the exons ATGGGGCAGGTTTTGgggggctctgtgtgctggcagtccctgtcctgctctctccctgcagaCGCCCCGGTGTCAAGGCCAACCCAGCTCATCCGAGGGGAGCTCCACGGCTCTGTCACAGTCCTGTGCccctctggggacacccagagGGACCAGAAGAGGTTCTGGTGCAaagtgggcaggagcagctgctctctcGTGGCCAGCTCTGACGGCTACGTGGGCAGGAGGCACCAAGGACGGGTGGTGATCACCCCCCAGGACAGTTCTGGAGCTTTCAAAGTCCTGATGAACGACCTGAAGAGGGAAGATTCGGGGCTGTATCTGTGTGGGACACAAGGACAGAGGGGCCAGGACAGCCCACAGGAGGTGGTCCTGCAGGTGGACACAG CCTCCGCCCTTCCCAGGAGACCCAAATTCCTCAGCGGCACCGTCGGGGGCTCGCTGTCCTTCCAGTGCCACCACGACCCGCGGGGCACCTACGAGAGGCAGTACCTGTGCaggtggcagggagggagctgccaggtgctgctggagccccgGGGCTTCGTGCTGGAGCCCTACCGGGGGCGGCTGCGGGTGTCGGGCAGGGACCCCGAGCGCGGGAGCTACacggtgctgctggggcagctgagggAGGAGGACGAAGGCTGGTACTGGTGTGGGGCCACCCGCGGCCACGCCGAGCTCACGTCCCCCCTGAAGCTGCTCATCCACAAGG GAACAACCACTCCCGTGAGAGCCACGGCGCCAGGTCCTGCTGccaacagcacagccaggcatgGGGGCATGGCAGACGTGATGGGCACTGTCCCGAAGGACACCACCATGGGCACTGTCCCCAAGGACACTGCCATGGGCACTGTCCCCAAGCACACCACCACGGGCACTgtcacccacagcagcagctccctgctgcccactgcCACCTCTGCCACCTCTGCCACCTCCGCCACCTCCCCAGGTGAAACCTTTCAGGAGAG CTCCTCGGGTGAGCCACGGCTGCTCCCAGTTGTGTTAccagctctgcttttgctgATTTGCATCACCGCCACCCTCCTCGCCCTGGCCAAAATCAAGCTTCGAAAGCAGACAG gagaaggaaggagcaCCACGGGGAACCTGGAGCCAGCtttgggtcctggaagggaggaaaggctggaggaGAACCCGAgcccaggagaggagcaggagttCAGGATGGGCCCTGGCAAATGTAG GACAATCCCTGGAATCCTTGGAAATATCAGGATGAGCAGCTTCTAT TTACCCTACGGGGAAAAATTACTGCTCAAGGTGCCTGATGAAGACTTGAGCCAGAACCTTCTGTGA